A region from the Ciconia boyciana chromosome 1, ASM3463844v1, whole genome shotgun sequence genome encodes:
- the LOC140646982 gene encoding lymphotactin-like, whose amino-acid sequence MTTYKLCERELTIATFFSALTKKPPAMKLHAAAILVIFWLGIFTVHTVKGSVGSQPMRKFSCVSLSTQQLNIRKLVSYEKQRVPVNAIMFLTTRGIKICVSPDQKWVQAAMKKIDEKRTTKGK is encoded by the exons ATGACAACATATAAACTCTGTGAAAGAGAGCTGACGATAGCcactttcttctctgccttgaCAAAGAAGCCACCAGCAATGAAACTCCACGCTGCAGCTATCCTCGTCATCTTCTGGCTTGGCATCTTCACTGTGCACACAGTGAAAG gGAGCGTTGGAAGTCAGCCCATGCGCAAATTCAGTTGTGTAAGTCTGTCTACACAGCAACTGAACATCCGAAAGCTTGTCAGCTATGAAAAACAACGAGTTCCAGTAAATGCCATCAT GTTTCTCACCACTAGAGGTATCAAGATCTGCGTAAGCCCTGATCAGAAATGGGTgcaggctgctatgaagaaaatagaTGAAAAACGTACCACCAAAGGCAAATAA